From one Triticum aestivum cultivar Chinese Spring chromosome 4B, IWGSC CS RefSeq v2.1, whole genome shotgun sequence genomic stretch:
- the LOC123093667 gene encoding uncharacterized protein yields MATPPPPTIPDELLEEIFIRLPTPDALARASAACTSFRRVIKGRAFRRRFRTLHRPPLLGFMDAGGFHPAQAPHPSAPLAGALAPCAADFSFVPAVVSSSSYFVPPGVQDDGEGPRWRPCDVRDGRVLLD; encoded by the coding sequence atggcgacgccgccgccgccgaccattcCCGACGAGCTCCTGGAGGAGATCTTCATCCGCCTGCCCACCCCGGACGCGctcgcccgcgcctccgccgcctgcACCTCCTTCCGCCGCGTCATcaaaggccgagccttccgccgccgcttccgcacgcTGCATCGCCCTCCCCTCCTCGGCTTCATGGACGCGGGCGGATTCCACCCCGCCCAGGCGCCGCACCCCTCCGCCccgctcgccggcgccctcgccccCTGCGCAGCCGATTTCTCCTTCGTCCCGGCCGTCGTCTCTTCTTCCTCCTACTTCGTGCCGCCGGGCGTCCAAGACGACGGGGAAGGCCCCCGTTGGCGCCCCTGCGACGTCCGCGACGGCCGCGTCCTCCTCGATTGA
- the LOC123090295 gene encoding uncharacterized protein, translating into MSCFDCVRGCFYWTQPSGWSDHLMVLDTCTMRFSTVDLLTGCHVELSNLPDKSRGRRSLNAVVMGREGALEMFSLVCQHGSFAIYHTSLKNNSQEWKLEKIIQLPGQYHSICTMRAAEGFLFFRGAPEDRKDSHCTNCALASHFYSHDLSSLASCFGLAWAIYTWGWMADVQDCHVVAMALVMVTVKYIPDESTRCHRFKKRFKGLMKKVDELAILCDVKTCILVYDEGKAAPEVFPSRAEAVDILNQFKSMPELGQCKKVINQEGFTAKRINKLRDQVDKTRRECEDGEIRYLLHKTMHGDHSGLVGLNIKELTRVGYKVDMLLKSISERMAKIHSQVPPPTPCVTTDIIDMGSPVLYPTPPQQQEGRPDMVSSAGDLDTLVYSGYAGANFSSSDMMQMLSFDMGFGSSHSPPM; encoded by the exons ATGTCCTGTTTTGACTGCGTGCGTGGCTGCTTCTACTGGACACAGCCTTCTGGCTGGAGCGACCATTTGATGGTGCTGGACACGTGCACCATGAGGTTTTCCACTGTCGACCTTCTCACCGGCTGCCATGTGGAGCTCAGCAATCTGCCTGACAAGAGCCGTGGCCGTCGTAGCCTAAATGCCGTTGTGATGGGCAGGGAAGGAGCCCTTGAGATGTTTTCCCTTGTCTGTCAACATGGATCCTTTGCCATCTACCATACCTCTCTAAAGAATAATTCGCAGGAATGGAAGTTAGAGAAGATCATACAGCTTCCTGGGCAGTATCATTCCATTTGCACAATGCGTGCAGCCGAGGGATTCTTGTTCTTCCGAGGCGCTCCAGAAG ATAGGAAAGATTCCCATTGCACCAACTGTGCACTTGCTTCACATTTCTACTCCCATG ATCTGAGCTCGCTTGCTAGTTGTTTTGGTCTTGCTTGGGCGATCTACACCTGGGGTTGGATGGCGGATGTTCAAGATTGTCATGTTGTG GCAATGGCATTGGTGATGGTCACAGTGAAG TACATCCCCGATGAATCGACCCGGTGCCATAGATTCAAGAAGCGCTTCAAAGGCCTAATGAAGAAGGTGGACGAACTAGCCATCCTGTGCGATGTCAAGACCTGCATACTGGTGTACGACGAGGGCAAGGCGGCGCCGGAGGTGTTCCCTTCCCGGGCCGAGGCGGTGGATATCCTGAATCAATTCAAAAGCATGCCAGAGTTGGGGCAGTGCAAGAAGGTGATTAACCAGGAGGGCTTCACCGCCAAGCGCATTAACAAGCTCCGGGACCAGGTCGACAAGACCCGCCGCGAGTGCGAGGACGGCGAGATCAGGTACCTCCTTCACAAAACCATGCATGGCGACCACTCAGGCCTCGTTGGCCTCAACATCAAGGAGCTCACCAGAGTTGGCTACAAGGTGGACATGCTTCTCAAGAGCATCAGTGAACGCATGGCAAAAATCCATTCCCAGGTGCCGCCGCCAACTCCATGTGTCACCACCGACATCATTGACATGGGGTCTCCAGTGTTGTATCCGACACCACCTCAGCAGCAGGAGGGCCGGCCTGACATGGTGAGCTCCGCAGGGGACCTCGACACCCTGGTCTATAGTGGCTATGCCGGCGCCAACTTCTCTAGCAGTGATATGATGCAGATGTTGTCCTTTGATATGGGGTTCGGTTCTAGTCATTCCCCTCCCATGTAA